The DNA region CATACCTGTATCGATTTGACGAGCAATTTCCACTGCTTTATCTGTATCTTTTCCGAATACAGAACCACCTAAGCCAAATTCTGTCGCATTAGCAATTTCAATTGCTTCATCAACATTTTTATAAGTATGCAACATATAAACTGGTCCAAATATTTCTTCAAAATAGGCATCCATTTTTGGAGTAATATCTGTGATTAATGTTGGTTCTAAGAATGCTCCCGCACGATCTATTCTATGACCGCCGATTACAACATTTGCACCTTGCTCAGCTGCTTTTGCAACTTGTGCAGCAACATCTTCAGCAGCTTTTTCACTACTTAATGGAGCTACATCGGTGTCGGCTTCTAATGGATCACCCACTTTCAAAGTTCCAAAGATGGCTTTAACTTTATCCAAAAATTCAGCTTTTTTACTTTCAGGTAAAATTACACGCTTTGGAGATACACATACTTGACCTGCATTCCACATACGACCATAAACTGTTGTTTTCGCAGCATCATCCAAATCTGCATCTTCCATAATAATAAATGGATCACTACCGCCTAATTCTAAAGTAGATTTTTTAACTTTAGAACCAGCTGCAGATGCAATACTTGCGCCTGCTGGTTCACTACCAGTCAATGAAACTGCAGCAATACGAGGATCTGCTACTAATCTTTCAACATCTCTACCTGGAATAAACAAATTGGTATAAACGCCTTTTGGTGCTCCAGCTTCTAAGAAAATATCTTCCATGATTTGCGCACATTGAGGTACGTTTGATGCATGCTTCAATACCATTGTGTTCCCAGCCATAATATTAGGCGCCGCAGAACGGGTAATTTGATAGAATGGGAAGTTCCAAGGTTGTACACTTAACAATACACCAATTGGTTCATAAGCTAAGAATGCTTTTCCATGAGCAGTGTCTAATGGATGATCTGCTAAAAATTTAGCACCATTATCTGCATAATAATCAAATATGTTGGCACATAATTCTACTTCGTAAATACTTTCTTTAAGTAATTTACCCATTTCTAAGGTAGCTAATTTACCTAATTCTTCTTTTTTAGTGCGAAGAATACTTGCTACTTTATGTAATACTTGGGCGCGTTTTTCAAAAGAGGTCTTTTTCCATGATTTAAAGGCCTGGTCTGCACGTCCGATAATTTGGTCCACTTGTTCATTACTCATTACGTCAAATTCTTTGACGGTTTCGTTGTTGAATGGATTTACTGTCTTAATAGAGGATGCTTTTTTTACTACTGTTGACATAATTAATCGGTTTTTTAATTAGATGTATATAAGACAATTTAAACGAAGGTTAGTTTATACACCAAGGTAAACATTCTGTTAAATTATTCTTGCTTAATAGTGATGCAACAAATATTCCTATAAAATAATAGTGGACAAATTGTCCACTATTTAGATAAATTGGCAGACTTGCTGACTAATTGTTATAATTTGATGTTAATTGCAGCCATATAGTTGGTTCCCGCCATAGGGAAATAATAATTATCGTTGGAAAGTGTACCATTATAGACAGAGGGGTAGGCTGCTCCATTGGAATTATATTTTCTATTGAAAACATTTATCACCATTCCATTAATTGTCCATTCTTTAAATATGAAATTATGGATAGTGTAAATTAAACGAATGTCTTGATTATAGTAACTACTTATTGCTCTTGTATCATCTTGCGTATTGTCTAGATATTGTTTGCCTACATATTTACTTATGAAGCTTAATTCTACATTTTTTACCGGTAAAATATTGATACTTCCAGCGCTTACGATGGATGGAGAGAACGAAATATCTTTATTATGATATTCTTGTGAAGTCGTCCCAATCTGATTCCAGTCAGCATCATAAGCAACATAATAACCAGTAAATTTTTTAATTTTATTTTTGCTTAATGTAAGATTTGCAGTAGTATTTATCCAATTGGAGATCTGGTAACTTCCCTGCAATTCAACACCTGCGCGATAACTGTTGGGGACATTTACTCTTACCGTTGAGCCAACATCATTCAATGCCCCTGTTTGTACTAATTGATTTTTATAAAGCATATAGTAAAAAGTTACTCCCCAACTATATTTTTTATCGGTTTTCGTTGTGCCTAATTCAAAATCGTTCAAGGTTTCTTTAGTTGGTTGGTTATCTAAATTTGCTTCAAAGTCACTTCTGTTGGGTTCTTTATTTGCCAAAGCGTAACTAAAATAAGCATTGTAACCATTTTTAGTAAAACTAACACCAGCTTTGGGATTAAGAAAATTAAAAGTTCTTTTTATAGTATCTAAAGGTGTGTTTTCTGGTGTATCTTCAAATCCTTCCATATTGTATTTGACATGACGATATTGCACATCGGCAAAAAGATTCCAAAAACTATTCATTCTATGCAACCATTTTAAATACACATTTTGATCGCTTTTCCATGCTGGATAATTATAGTATTGGTCGTCATAAGGGATATTGCCATTTTGACTCCAGATGATGTTGCCATAATGTTTGCCATCATATTTTGTCCAGCTACCACCAAAGGTTACATCTTCATTTTTCTTGTTGTATTGCAAAGAAAATGTCTGTCCATAGAAATAATTATCCAAATAACGTTGTCTAATTAAATCAGTATTTTTTATAGTATCGCCTACGACAGGTACATAATTAGGTAAACTATAATCGGCGTAACTAGCATCTTGTTTATACTCTTCATAGTAACCTTTACCTCTTGTCAAAAATGTCGCAATATTTAAATTAAGATTATTGGAAAACTTGTGGTTAAAAAACAATTGATAATGCGTTTGAGTATAATAATCATTTTGGTTTTTATAGTACATTGGGTTACCATTTTTATCCAAGCCCATATAACCGACAGAATTATATCTACGATTGCCCGCAAGAATAGAATCCTCTGGTACGCCGTTCCATGCTTGGTAAGTACGCTCTTTTCCTGTAATAAAATTAAATCTGATGGACGTTTTTTCACTTACATAACCAGTTGATAACATCATGGATTGTAGATTAGATTTTGCTCTATCTATATAACCATCGCTTTTGATATTGCTTAATCGCATATCAACATAAAAATGATTATTAAGCAATCCTGAACCAGCGGCAACTGTATTTTTCCAAGAATTAAAAGAGCCAAAGGAGTTATTTATTTCGCCGTAAGCTTTTTCTCTAATTTCATTTGTACTAAGATTTATAGTTGCTCCAAAAGCGCCAGATCCGTTGGTGGATGTGCCGACCCCGCGTTGTATCTGTATGGAATTTGTTGAGGATAATACGTCGGGAATATCTACAAAATAAGAGCCTTGACTCTCTGCATCATTATAGGGAATGCCATTGATGGTAATATTGGTACGACTAGGATCGCTACCTCTGATGCTAATACTTGTATAGCCTATACCATTGCCAGCATCCGAAGTAACTACAACAGAGGGTGTCTGATTTAGCGCAAAGGGTAAATCTCTTCCATAGTTTACTTTTGCGATGTCAGCCGCATTCAGATTAGTTTTGGTAAATGGCGCTTTATCAGATGCACGTATGGCTTTGACTTCCAATGGCTCAAGTAAATATTTATTGTCATTTAGGGTAAAATCAAGCACTATATTTTGTGTAGAAATATGTACAATTTTTTCTACGCTTATTTTTCCAACAGAACTGACTTTAATTTTCACATCTGTATTTTCGGGTAAATGACTAAAACGATAAATACCTGAGTCGTTGGTATTTTGTTGGTTGTTTTTTATAGTCAAACCTGAAATAGTAACTGTCGCACCAGCTAGGTTTTGAGACGTGTCTGATACTTTTCCACTCAATTGAATCTGTGCGTGGGAACAAATAACCATTGAAAAAATCAATGCCAATGTTCCAATAATTTTTTGTTTCATTTTTTTAAATAAACATTATGAATTAATGGAACAGGATGTAAAATGCTTTGGTAGGCAGAGTATATTCTTTTTTTTAAAAAAAAGATTCTAGAAGCCTTCCCTTCGCAGGAATTACCCTGTTCAGGTTCTACGGGTATTATCTCAGCCAATATCATCAGCACCCCGAGGAAACTCTGCCACAAATGTATTGTTAAAATGTATAAATGAAAAATTGAATTTTATAAAAACGAAAAGGACGATACTAAGAATAGTATCGCCCCTTCCTTTAATCTCAAATTAAAACCCTAGTTCCATCCGCCACCTAAGGCCTGATAGATATTTACGATGGCCTTTTTCTGTGCCACTTGAGTCTCGATCAAATCAAATTTAGATTCCAAAGCATCTCTTTGTGTCAATAACACTTCCATGTAATCTGCTTTAGTAGATTTGAATAAGTCATTAGAAATCTGAATAGATTGACTTAATGCATCCACTTGTTTAGATTGGAAAGAGTATGTGCCTTCTAAATTTTTGATTTTTGCTAATTGATTTAATACTTCAGTAAACGCGTTTAAAACTGTTTTTTCATAGTTGTAAACGGCTTCGATTTGTTCCGCATTGGCATTTTTATATTCTGCTTTAATCGCATTTTTATTTACCAATGGTCCAATCAAATCACCAGCAAGAGAATATACTAATGATTTAGGCGTATTGAACAAAAATTGAGGACTGAACGCATCATAGCCAACAGCTGCGGAGATATCCAATGATGGATAGAATCTAGCTTTAGCAACTTTTACATTCAACTTCGCCGCAGCCAAATTATACTCAGCTTGTCTAATATCTGGACGATTATCCAACAATTGAGATGGAATACCTACATGAATCTGTGAAGGCAAAGAATCTGCAAATGTTTTGTCATCTCTTTCGATTTTACGAGGATAACGACCACATAAGAAATTGATTCTGTTTTCAGTCTCTGTAATATGTTGTTGGATATCGTATTGCAAACTTTGCGTTTTAGAAACTTCCGCTTGGAATCTTCTAACTGCTAATTCAGTAACTCTTGTTGCCGCTTTTTCATATTTCATAATTTCCAAGGCATTGCTTTGGATTTTGATATTTTGCTGTAAGATATCCAACTGGTTATCGTACGCTAATAATTCGTAATATGAATTAGCTATTTCTGCAATAAGATTGGTAACTAAAAAGTTTTTACCTTCTACTGTTGCCAAATATTTTTGAATCGCTGCATCTTTGGCATTGTGCAATTTTTTCCAAATATCCACTTCCCAAGTTGCTTGTGCTCCCAAACCTAAATTAGTCATTGGGTCTGGCATTTTGTGACCATCTCTGATATCGATATTGTCTTCCAATGCACCAATATTAGTGTAACGTCCAACTTTGTCAACATCTGCACCAGCACCAAGATTTACAAAAGGAAGGTATTCCCCTTTTCTAGCTTGGATATCATTTTGCGCCATTTCAATCTCTTGGAGTGTCATGTTCAACTCCTGATTATTTTTTAGCGCGGTATCAATTAAAGTCCTTAAGTAAGGATCAGTGAAATATTCATTCCATTTCACTTTAGCGATAGTTTGGGTATCAGCAGGCAGTGAATCATTGAAATTCACTGGCACTGCTTTGTTTTCCGTTTTTGTAGCTACAGTGGGTACTTTACATGCCATGTAAGCTACTGGAATACAAACCAAACCCAAATATTTGAATATATTTTTTCTAGTCATTGTGTTCGATTTCTTCTGTTAATGGTTCGTCTTCTTCATCTTTCAACATCTTACGTTTGGATGCTATCGTACCGAAAATGTAATACAAGCCTGGAATAATAATAACTCCAAATAAAGTACCGATAAACATACCTCCCGCAGCTGCTGCACCGATTGTACGGTTACTGATCGCACCAGGACCATGTGAGAATAATAATGGGATCATACCTGCGACGAAGGCAAATGAAGTCATTAAGATTGGTCTGAAACGGACTTTAGCACCTTCTACAGCTGCTTGGTAGATCGTCATACCATCTTTATGTTTTTGCATCGCAAATTCCACAATCAACACCGCATTTTTACCTAGCAAACCTACCAGCATGACCAAACCGACTTGCGTATATACGTCATTGGACAATCCAAATAGTTTTACTAAAAGGAACGCACCAAATATACCCATTGGTAAAGAGAAGATAACGGATAGCGGTATGATGAAACTTTCGTACTGAGAACAAAGAACTAAATATACGAATACCAATACGACTAAGAAAATAACCACAGCTTCGTTACCACGAGCAGCCTCATCAAATGTGATACCTTCCCATGCTATATCATAACCTCTTGGTAATACTTGTTTGGCTGTTTCTTGAATTGCTTTTACTGCCTCACCTGTACTATAACCAGCAGCGGGTTCCCCTTTAATCGCAGAAGATGGATACATGTTATAACGAGTAACCTCATTCATACCATGGGTTTTGGTCATGGTCATAAAAGCGGAATAAGGAACCTCTTCACCTCGGTCATTTTTTACATACAATTTCAAGATGTCCTCAGGAAGTGCTCTATATTGAGGAAGTGCTTGTACATATGCTTTATAGAAAGTATTGAATCTGATAAAACCAAGTTCATAAGTACTACCTACAAGTATACCCAAATTGTTCATA from Rhizosphaericola mali includes:
- a CDS encoding NAD-dependent succinate-semialdehyde dehydrogenase — protein: MSTVVKKASSIKTVNPFNNETVKEFDVMSNEQVDQIIGRADQAFKSWKKTSFEKRAQVLHKVASILRTKKEELGKLATLEMGKLLKESIYEVELCANIFDYYADNGAKFLADHPLDTAHGKAFLAYEPIGVLLSVQPWNFPFYQITRSAAPNIMAGNTMVLKHASNVPQCAQIMEDIFLEAGAPKGVYTNLFIPGRDVERLVADPRIAAVSLTGSEPAGASIASAAGSKVKKSTLELGGSDPFIIMEDADLDDAAKTTVYGRMWNAGQVCVSPKRVILPESKKAEFLDKVKAIFGTLKVGDPLEADTDVAPLSSEKAAEDVAAQVAKAAEQGANVVIGGHRIDRAGAFLEPTLITDITPKMDAYFEEIFGPVYMLHTYKNVDEAIEIANATEFGLGGSVFGKDTDKAVEIARQIDTGMVYINHVTGIAPELPFGGTKNSGYGREQSPAGIYEFVNAKLIRVTDSKALY
- a CDS encoding TolC family protein, with amino-acid sequence MTRKNIFKYLGLVCIPVAYMACKVPTVATKTENKAVPVNFNDSLPADTQTIAKVKWNEYFTDPYLRTLIDTALKNNQELNMTLQEIEMAQNDIQARKGEYLPFVNLGAGADVDKVGRYTNIGALEDNIDIRDGHKMPDPMTNLGLGAQATWEVDIWKKLHNAKDAAIQKYLATVEGKNFLVTNLIAEIANSYYELLAYDNQLDILQQNIKIQSNALEIMKYEKAATRVTELAVRRFQAEVSKTQSLQYDIQQHITETENRINFLCGRYPRKIERDDKTFADSLPSQIHVGIPSQLLDNRPDIRQAEYNLAAAKLNVKVAKARFYPSLDISAAVGYDAFSPQFLFNTPKSLVYSLAGDLIGPLVNKNAIKAEYKNANAEQIEAVYNYEKTVLNAFTEVLNQLAKIKNLEGTYSFQSKQVDALSQSIQISNDLFKSTKADYMEVLLTQRDALESKFDLIETQVAQKKAIVNIYQALGGGWN
- a CDS encoding TonB-dependent receptor — translated: MKQKIIGTLALIFSMVICSHAQIQLSGKVSDTSQNLAGATVTISGLTIKNNQQNTNDSGIYRFSHLPENTDVKIKVSSVGKISVEKIVHISTQNIVLDFTLNDNKYLLEPLEVKAIRASDKAPFTKTNLNAADIAKVNYGRDLPFALNQTPSVVVTSDAGNGIGYTSISIRGSDPSRTNITINGIPYNDAESQGSYFVDIPDVLSSTNSIQIQRGVGTSTNGSGAFGATINLSTNEIREKAYGEINNSFGSFNSWKNTVAAGSGLLNNHFYVDMRLSNIKSDGYIDRAKSNLQSMMLSTGYVSEKTSIRFNFITGKERTYQAWNGVPEDSILAGNRRYNSVGYMGLDKNGNPMYYKNQNDYYTQTHYQLFFNHKFSNNLNLNIATFLTRGKGYYEEYKQDASYADYSLPNYVPVVGDTIKNTDLIRQRYLDNYFYGQTFSLQYNKKNEDVTFGGSWTKYDGKHYGNIIWSQNGNIPYDDQYYNYPAWKSDQNVYLKWLHRMNSFWNLFADVQYRHVKYNMEGFEDTPENTPLDTIKRTFNFLNPKAGVSFTKNGYNAYFSYALANKEPNRSDFEANLDNQPTKETLNDFELGTTKTDKKYSWGVTFYYMLYKNQLVQTGALNDVGSTVRVNVPNSYRAGVELQGSYQISNWINTTANLTLSKNKIKKFTGYYVAYDADWNQIGTTSQEYHNKDISFSPSIVSAGSINILPVKNVELSFISKYVGKQYLDNTQDDTRAISSYYNQDIRLIYTIHNFIFKEWTINGMVINVFNRKYNSNGAAYPSVYNGTLSNDNYYFPMAGTNYMAAINIKL